Proteins encoded within one genomic window of Prinia subflava isolate CZ2003 ecotype Zambia unplaced genomic scaffold, Cam_Psub_1.2 scaffold_53_NEW, whole genome shotgun sequence:
- the LOC134565539 gene encoding basic proline-rich protein-like yields the protein MRTPSSLPLHPAKGQPRALHWGETEAGLAPSSRGAEPPPDPTPPLHPQPLHDAPITAASPEGAAPIAPPAPQRAPSPAACAAPAPPGPPNSPLPPFSTPPRQRAPKPPPLPTPHCAAPPLRIAPRPRPPHRTASPPAPGTTPCPPGLRAPAAPGTAERAAAPPAPVRCRPPPGPPARPTAMPAPRTPERCGPPHLVPVPVPPPPPLTLHRSRRRKRRPRSRRSRESARCPPRRPAPLPATPPGTGGARGERGAREPRGVTMATAAAERGGAVRGCPRVSSPPAPAISPFRGHRDPHRGHTASAERGLHRRGGIRAERSPGYSPLPLSTPARRRYRRYRGAPVLAGQGRGRDGALGTRGCFPCPSVPVVRLSVPTRCHGTGRMPPAPRQGRRRSLDSRVPGDCPSRKADGPSTVSPGFPGTVVPVRPGLSRNSASPVLLGLSREIPSLLPLCNPGCPGTSRAIPAPFERPEPSGAVPGYPGTSLHRELWRGRAGLPPPVPVPVERVRGAAGKAGGGSGHGAGAQPPAGLIRAVTDSPGAAAPAAP from the exons ATGAGGACCCCGAGCTCCCTCCCGCTGCACCCTGCAAAAGGACAGCCCAGGGCGCTACACtggggggaaactgaggcagggctggcGCCCTCCTcgagaggagcagagcccccCCCGGACCCGACCCCTcctctgcacccccagcctctgCACGATGCCCCCATCACCGCAGCCTCGCCAGAGGGGGCGGCCCCCATCGCCCCCCCCGCACCGCAGCGCGCCCCTTCTCCCGCAGCGTGTGCAGCCCCCGCGCCCCCGGGACCCCCGAATTCACCGCTCCCCCCCTTTAGCACCCCCCCAAGGCAGCGCGCCCCCAAACCTCCGCCTCTCCCCACCCCGCACTGCGCCGCCCCCCCCTTGCGCATcgccccccgcccccggccgcCGCACCGCACCGCATCTCCCCCCGCCCCCGGTACGACCCCCTGCCCGCCGGGGCTCCGCGCCCCCGCCGCACCGGGCACCGCGGAACGCGCTGCAGCCCCCCCGGCACCGGTGCGGTGCCGACCCCCCCCGGGTCCCCCCGCACGCCCCACGGCGATGCCCGCGCCCCGCACCCCCGAGCGGTGCGGCCCCCCGCACCTGGTGCCGGTGCCGGttccgcccccgccgccgctgACTCTGCACCGCTCCCGCCGCCGGAAGCGGAGGCCCCGATCGCGCCGATCTCGCGAGAGCGCCCGGTgccccccccgccgccccgcacCGCTTCCCGCAACCCCCCCCGGGACCGGGGGCgcgcgcggggagcggggggCGCGGGAGCCACGAGGCGTTACCATGGCAACGGCTGCAGCAGAGCGGGGGGGCGCTGTCAGGGGGTGTCCCCGTGTGTCgtccccccccgcccccgccaTCAGCCCGTTccggggacaccgggacccGCACCGGGGGCACACAGCCTCGGCCGAACGGGGGCTGCACCGGCGGGGCGGGATACGGGCAGAGCGGAGTCCCGGGTATTCCCCCCTGCC GCTGAGCACCCCCGCACGGCGCCGGTACCGGCGGTACCGAGGCGCCCCGGTGCtcgcagggcagggcaggggccgGGACGGGGCGCTGGGGACCCGCGGGTGTTTCCCGTGTCCGTCTGTCCCCGTTGTCCGCCTGTCCGTCCCTACTCGGTGCCACGGGACGGGACGGATGCCCCCCGCTCCCAGGCAG GGGCGGCGGCGCAGCCTCGACAGCCGCGTCCCCGGGGACTGCCCGTCCCGGAAAGCCGATGGTCCCAGCACGGTGTCCCCGGGCTTCCCCGGGACTGTGGTCCCCGTGCGCCCTGGCTTGTCACGGAACTCTGCCTCCCCCGTGCTCCTGGGACTGTCCCGGGAGATCCCGTCACTCCTGCCCCTGTGCAACCCGGGCTGTCCCGGGACATCCCGGGCTATCCCCGCTCCCTTCGAGCGCCCCGAGCCATCCGGGGCCGTCCCAGGTTATCCCGGGACCTCCTTGCACCGGGAGCTGtggcggggccgtgccgggctcCCCccgccggtgccggtgccggtaGAACGTGtgcgcggggctgcggggaaGGCGGGGGGCGGCTCTGGGCACGGGGCCGGGGCGCAGCCACCCGCCGGGCTAATCCGGGCCGTGACGGAcagccccggcgccgccgctcccgccgccccgtAA
- the ARF3 gene encoding ADP-ribosylation factor 3, which translates to MGNIFGNLLKSLIGKKEMRILMVGLDAAGKTTILYKLKLGEIVTTIPTIGFNVETVEYKNISFTVWDVGGQDKIRPLWRHYFQNTQGLIFVVDSNDRERVNEAREELMRMLAEDELRDAVLLVFANKQDLPNAMNAAEITDKLGLHSLRHRNWYIQATCATSGDGLYEGLDWLANQLKNKK; encoded by the exons ATGGGCAACATCTTCGGGAACCTGCTGAAGAGCCTGATTGGGAAGAAGGAGATGCGGATCCTGATGGTGGGGCTGGACGCTGCTGGCAAGACCACCATCCTCTACAAGCTCAAACTGGGGGAGATCGTCACCACCATCCCCACCATCG GGTTCAACGTTGAGACGGTGGAGTACAAGAACATCAGCTTCACCGTGTGGGATGTGGGTGGGCAGGACAAGATCCGGCCCCTCTGGAGGCATTACTTCCAAAACACCCAGG ggCTGATCTTCGTGGTGGACAGCAACGACCGGGAGCGGGTGAACGAGGCGCGGGAGGAGCTGATGCGGATGCTGGCGGAGGATGAGCTGCGGGACGCCGTCCTCCTCGTCTTCGCCAACAagcag GACCTGCCCAACGCCATGAACGCAGCAGAGATCACGGACAAGCTGGGGCTGCACTCCCTGCGCCACCGTAACTGGTACATCCAGGCCACCTGTGCCACCAGCGGGGACGGGCTCTACGAGGGCCTCGACTGGCTCGCCAACCAGCTCAAGAACAAGAAGTGA
- the FKBP11 gene encoding peptidyl-prolyl cis-trans isomerase FKBP11: MPFPAALLFLALLLPPPPLSCAAESETETGARELRLETIVPPPEGCTELSAPGDTLHIHYTGSLEDGRIIDSSLSRDPLQVELGKHQVIPGLEQSLLDMCVGEKRRAIIPPHLGYGKRGSPPTIPGDAVLRFEVELVGLSRASYWQKVVNEVVPLLCLALVPALLGLIGFHLYRKASSPKVSKKKQKEEKRNKAKKK, encoded by the exons ATGCCGTTCCCCGCCGCGCTGCtgttcctggcactgctgctgcctccgCCGCCGCTCTCCTGCGCCGCCGAGAGCGAAACCGAAACGGGAGCCCGGGAGCTACGGCTGGAAACGATC GTGCCCCCGCCCGAGGGCTGCACGGAGCTGTCGGCGCCGGGGGACACGCTGCACATCCACTACACG GGCAGCCTGGAGGATGGCCGGATCATCGACTCCTCACTGAGCCGGGACCCCCTCCAGGTGGAGCTGGGCAAGCACCAGGTCATTCCTG GTCTGGAGCAGAGTCTGCTGGACATGTGTGTGGG GGAGAAGCGCAGAGCCATCATCCCCCCTCACTTAGGCTATGGCAAGCGGGGCTCCCCCCCGACCATCCCAG GTGACGCGGTGCTGCGGTTCGAGGTGGAGCTGGTGGGGTTGTCCCGGGCCAGTTACTGGCAGAAGGTGGTGAACGAGGTGGTGCCACTGCTGTGCCTGGCGCTGGTGCCggcactgctggggctcatTGGGTTCCACCTGTACCGCAAGGCCAGCAGCCCCAAGGTCtccaagaaaaagcagaaggaggagaagaggaacaaagccaaaaagaaataa
- the CCDC65 gene encoding dynein regulatory complex subunit 2, with product MAWPRLAAPTSAEAELLLLQKQALAEEEAAKTKRELLTRFLQEKLSREEQSSMRGLHEVRTVWRSAQRKAKDQELRQDIEVLSQTFARVMDCKDGVIETLVRDLEQAEEQQNRALRSHLHLMDQLLDLQHRRLRCLEEGFNAQVGALKADFEAERKTILEQQEQESRCLQDLALATEQDHARNDHEAMLNFQSARDDIKNKCWQEQQYSRLQLGTRLERLWDQIQKARQSYTQATEKKKVEFEALKRKCEKSSWEINAQAMKLQSLQDMVTATRGQITAQLQESEQRNQRIREDKDHAVHKLHKLRAQSSQAQATAHAHLVTLTCQCSATLKALQQVVEKARRILRLAEMCRRLETEEEKVLPFYPSSLAESEQQNAREVLEEPPSEPLAQAMQDYVGLERFWKRFNKAKLEEKALEQARAALASRNQKLRGLLQQYLAGAAINLKVP from the exons ATGGCGTGGCCTCGTCTCGCTGCCCCCACTTCGGCcgaggctgagctgctgctgctgcagaaacaagCGCTGGCTGAGGAGGAGGCGGCCAAAACCAAGCGGGAGCTGCTCACTCGCTTCCTGCAG GAGAAATTATCCcgagaggagcagagcagcatgCGTGGTCTCCACGAGGTCCGCACGGTCTGGCGCTCGGCCCAGCGCAAGGCCAAGGACCAGGAGCTGCGCCAGGACATCGAGGTCCTCAGCCAGACCTTTGCACGGGTCATGGACTGCAAGGACGGCGTCATTGAG ACGCTGGTCAGGGACCTGGAGCAAgcggaggagcagcagaaccgAGCCCTGCGCAGCCACCTGCACCTCATGGACCAACTGCTGGACCTCCAGCACCGCCGCCTGCGCTGCCTGGAGGAGGGGTTTAATGCCCAGGTGGGCGCCCTGAAGGCCGATTTTGAGGCTGAAAG AAAGACCattctggagcagcaggagcaggaaagcCGCTGCCTGCAGGACCTGGCGCTGGCCACGGAGCAGGACCACGCCAGGAACGACCACGAGGCCATGCTGAACTTCCAGAGCGCCCGGGACGACATCAAAAACaag tgctggcaggagcagcagtacAGCCGGCTGCAGCTCGGCACCaggctggagaggctgtgggaccAGATCCAGAAGGCCCGACAGAGCTACACCCAGGCCACGGAGAAGAAGAAGGTGGAGTTCGAGGCGCTGAAGAGGAAGTGTGAGAAGAGTTCCTGGGAGATTAACGCACAGGCCATGAAGCTGCAGAGTCTCCAG GACATGGTCACCGCCACCAGGGGCCAGATCACggctcagctgcaggagagcGAGCAGCGGAACCAGCGCATCCGGGAGGACAAAGATCACGCCGTGCACAAGCTCCACAAGCTCCgtgctcagagcagccaggcCCAGGCCACGGCTCACGCTCACCTGGTCACGCTCACCTGCCAGTGCAGTGCCACCCTCAAGGCGCTGCAGCAGGTGGTGGAGAAG GCCCGGCGCATCCTGCGCCTGGCTGAGATGTGCCGCAGGCTGgagacagaggaggagaaggtgctGCCCTTCTACCCCTCCTCACTGGCCGAGTCAGAGCAGCAAAACGCCCGCgaggtgctggaggagcccCCCAgtgagcccctggcacag GCCATGCAGGATTATGTGGGGCTGGAGCGGTTCTGGAAGcggttcaacaaggccaagcTGGAGGAGAAGGCGCTGGAGCAGGCGCGGGCAGCCCTGGCAAGCAGGAACCAGAAGCTGCgtgggctgctccagcagtacctggcaggggctgcaatCAACCTGAAGGTGCCTTGA
- the RND1 gene encoding rho-related GTP-binding protein Rho6, protein MRERRPAPAAPARCKLVLVGDVQCGKTAMLQVLAKDCYPETYVPTVFENYTACLASEEQRVELSLWDTSGSPYYDNVRPLCYSDSDAVLLCFDVSRPETLDSAAKKWKTEILDYCPNTRVLLIGCKTDLRTDLSTLLELSHQKQAPISYEQGCAAARQLGAEGYLECSAFTSEKSVHSIFRTVSGICLSRAPPQPPRSPPRSLSKRLLHLPSRSELISSTFKKEKAKSCSVM, encoded by the exons ATGCGGGAGCGGAGGCCAGCACCGGCCGCTCCGGCCCGGTGCAAGCTGGTGCTGGTGGGCGACGTGCAGTGCGGCAAGACGGCCatgctgcaggtgctggctaAGGATTGCTACCCCGAG ACGTACGTGCCCACCGTGTTTGAGAACTACACGGCGTGTCTGGCCAGCGAGGAGCAGCGGGTGGAACTGAGCCTCTGGGACACCTCCG GCTCCCCCTACTATGACAACGTGCGTCCCCTGTGCTACAGTGACTCGGACGCCGTCCTGCTCTGCTTCGACGTCAGCCGCCCCGAGACCCTCGACAGCGCAGCCAAgaag TGGAAGACAGAAATCCTGGATTATTGCCCCAACACACGGGTGCTGCTCATCGGCTGCAAGACGGACCTTCGGACAGACCTGAGcaccctcctggagctctcaCACCAGAAACAGGCACCCATCTCCTACGAGCAG ggctgcgCGGCCGCCAGGCAGCTGGGAGCCGAGGGGTACCTGGAGTGCTCGGCCTTCACCTCGGAGAAAAGCGTCCACAGCATCTTCCGGACCGTGTCCGGCATCTGCCTGAGCAGAGCCCCCCCTCagccgccccgcagccccccccGAAGCCTCTCCAAGAGACTCCTGCACCTCCCCAGCCGCTCCGAGCTCATCTCCTCCAccttcaagaaggaaaaagcaaaaagctgctCCGTCATgtga